The Urbifossiella limnaea genome has a window encoding:
- a CDS encoding DUF4240 domain-containing protein, with translation MTEPEFWAHIHAARPRRYDAEAHADQLAARLAELPEPDILDFVHHWDAASARAYRQDLWGAAYLVNGGCSDDGFQYFRWWLVLQGRAAFDAAIADPDTLAEVLDGETEVEAEVYPGTDAWFLATGRAKDDDGYEAFARALRFRHPHPPAEPPLAAEWDFDDDAEVRRRLPRLAAAYLDGEE, from the coding sequence ATGACCGAACCCGAGTTCTGGGCGCACATCCACGCCGCCCGCCCCCGCCGGTACGACGCCGAGGCGCACGCGGACCAACTCGCCGCCCGCCTCGCGGAACTGCCTGAGCCCGACATCCTCGACTTCGTTCACCACTGGGACGCCGCCAGCGCCCGCGCCTACCGGCAGGACCTGTGGGGCGCCGCGTACCTCGTCAACGGCGGCTGCTCGGACGACGGCTTCCAGTACTTCCGCTGGTGGCTCGTCCTGCAAGGCCGCGCCGCGTTCGACGCCGCGATCGCCGACCCGGACACGCTGGCGGAAGTGCTCGACGGCGAGACGGAGGTGGAAGCGGAGGTGTACCCCGGCACCGACGCCTGGTTCCTCGCCACCGGCCGCGCCAAGGACGACGACGGGTACGAGGCGTTCGCGCGGGCGCTGCGGTTCCGTCACCCGCACCCGCCGGCGGAGCCGCCGCTGGCGGCCGAGTGGGACTTCGACGACGACGCCGAGGTCCGCCGCCGCCTCCCGCGGCTCGCCGCCGCGTATCTTGACGGGGAGGAGTGA
- a CDS encoding serine hydrolase domain-containing protein, which translates to MRTPLVLAALLAPLPARADFAAVDTAVEAALARNDCPGAVVLVVHRDAVVHRKAYGRRAVRPAAEPMTADTVFDLASLTKPTATGTSIMRLIEQGKLKLDDPVAKHWPAFGKADVTVAHLLLHTSGLTADNALADYADGREKALERVAALKLEAPPGTRFRYSDVGFIVLGELVEKLGGMPVDQYAKTHVFDPLKMTDTGFRPAGDLVKRVAPTGLRDKLTIRGEVHDPRAFKMGGVAGHAGLFGSADDLGRYARMLLRGGELDGARVLKADTVKLFTAPHEVPAQPAKGKEDPPRQFRSYGWDVDTSFSGQRGDAFKRGEGYGHTGFTGTSLWVDPRSQTAVIILTSRVHPDDKGSVGRLRREVANAVAAAVVKN; encoded by the coding sequence ATGCGTACCCCCCTCGTCCTCGCCGCGCTCCTCGCGCCGCTCCCCGCCCGCGCCGACTTCGCCGCCGTGGACACCGCCGTCGAGGCGGCGCTGGCGCGGAACGACTGCCCCGGCGCCGTCGTGCTCGTGGTTCACCGCGACGCGGTCGTTCACCGCAAGGCCTACGGCCGGCGCGCCGTCCGCCCCGCCGCCGAACCGATGACCGCCGACACCGTCTTCGACCTCGCCTCGCTCACCAAGCCGACCGCCACCGGCACCAGCATCATGCGGCTGATCGAGCAGGGGAAGTTGAAGCTCGACGACCCCGTGGCAAAGCACTGGCCGGCGTTCGGCAAGGCGGACGTGACCGTCGCGCACTTGCTCCTCCACACCAGCGGCCTGACCGCCGACAACGCCCTCGCCGACTACGCCGACGGCCGCGAGAAGGCGCTCGAGCGCGTCGCCGCGCTGAAGCTCGAAGCCCCGCCCGGCACCCGCTTCCGCTACAGCGACGTGGGCTTCATCGTCCTCGGCGAGCTGGTCGAGAAGCTCGGCGGGATGCCGGTCGATCAGTACGCGAAGACGCACGTCTTCGACCCGCTGAAGATGACCGACACCGGCTTCCGCCCCGCCGGCGACCTCGTGAAGCGCGTGGCGCCGACCGGGCTGCGCGACAAGCTGACGATCCGCGGCGAGGTCCACGACCCGCGGGCGTTCAAGATGGGCGGCGTGGCCGGTCACGCGGGCCTGTTCGGCAGCGCCGACGACCTCGGCCGCTACGCCCGGATGCTCCTCCGCGGCGGCGAGCTGGACGGCGCCCGCGTACTGAAGGCCGACACCGTGAAGCTGTTCACCGCGCCGCACGAGGTGCCGGCGCAGCCCGCGAAGGGGAAGGAAGACCCGCCGCGGCAGTTCCGCAGCTACGGCTGGGACGTGGACACGTCGTTCAGCGGCCAGCGCGGCGACGCCTTCAAGCGCGGCGAGGGCTACGGCCACACCGGGTTCACCGGCACGAGCCTGTGGGTGGACCCGCGCTCGCAGACGGCGGTGATCATTCTGACGAGCCGCGTCCACCCCGACGACAAGGGGAGCGTGGGGCGCCTGCGCCGCGAGGTGGCCAACGCCGTGGCCGCGGCGGTGGTCAAGAACTGA
- a CDS encoding RNA polymerase sigma factor, producing the protein MGPDELAELVDRHAAALVLYARQWCGSPEDVVQTAFLKLVRLRARPDNLVPWLYRVVRNGAIDASRAARRRTKYEAAAADRTDPWFSPPDDPTGLDARAAADALTSLPAETREIVTAHLWGGLTFEQIAQTLGSSAATCYRRYAAGLAALRQKLGAECPTPTK; encoded by the coding sequence ATGGGACCGGACGAACTGGCCGAACTGGTCGACCGGCACGCCGCCGCCCTGGTGCTGTACGCCCGGCAGTGGTGCGGCAGCCCCGAGGACGTGGTTCAAACGGCGTTCCTCAAACTCGTCCGCCTTCGCGCCCGCCCCGACAACCTGGTACCCTGGCTGTACCGGGTCGTCCGCAACGGGGCCATCGACGCCAGCCGGGCCGCCCGCCGGCGGACGAAGTACGAGGCCGCCGCCGCCGACCGCACCGACCCGTGGTTCTCGCCCCCCGACGACCCGACCGGGCTCGACGCCCGGGCCGCGGCCGACGCCCTCACGAGCCTCCCGGCCGAGACGCGGGAGATCGTGACCGCCCACCTGTGGGGCGGCCTGACGTTCGAGCAGATCGCCCAGACGCTCGGCTCGTCGGCCGCCACCTGCTACCGCCGGTACGCGGCGGGGCTCGCCGCCCTCCGCCAGAAACTCGGTGCCGAATGCCCGACCCCGACGAAATGA
- a CDS encoding WD40 repeat domain-containing protein has protein sequence MLFTIVVVSTSQPVPATGQPPARPIKLWSRNLSVDENVKMQVQSLIFSREGNSVGVYSTYFAKFDTIYRDFAKLSLLNSTDGTMRANESIGMVRIAADDRRQVAFLANERLLFAVDGRMVIMNSSNGKIETSSKNDAKLYLSTWSITNGSVLMLLAQNGKAKLSLNKEINENMHARSPLREIGSASIAINTDRLEEGLSYLVSVSANGAYLAVGELSNTPGGSPLTLYRISTDSGVKVDILHRTSSTAPSCVRLSPAGDLLAIGAKDGGIKLLGTKVVDGKLLEYASFRRTNWTIADIAFSPNGKSMALCSTGDKDVWLVDIEKKISTDKIALTDIPTSLAFSPNGKTLAIGTFQGRVELWGINN, from the coding sequence GTGCTGTTCACAATCGTCGTGGTGAGTACGTCTCAGCCAGTTCCTGCGACTGGCCAACCGCCGGCAAGGCCAATCAAGCTATGGTCAAGAAATCTATCAGTAGATGAAAATGTAAAAATGCAAGTCCAAAGCCTAATTTTTTCAAGGGAAGGCAATAGCGTCGGAGTGTACAGTACGTATTTTGCTAAGTTCGATACTATTTATCGTGATTTTGCTAAGTTGTCCTTATTGAATTCGACGGATGGCACCATGCGAGCTAACGAGAGTATTGGCATGGTCCGGATCGCTGCAGACGATAGACGGCAGGTGGCATTTTTAGCCAACGAGCGATTGTTGTTTGCCGTGGACGGGCGTATGGTCATCATGAATAGTAGTAATGGGAAAATTGAGACTAGTTCCAAGAATGATGCGAAGCTCTACCTGAGCACCTGGTCAATAACCAACGGAAGCGTATTGATGTTGTTGGCACAAAATGGAAAGGCCAAATTAAGCCTGAACAAAGAGATAAATGAAAATATGCATGCCAGGTCGCCTTTACGCGAGATCGGGTCGGCGAGCATCGCAATTAATACCGATCGGCTAGAAGAGGGCCTGTCTTACCTCGTATCAGTCAGTGCGAATGGCGCGTATCTAGCGGTGGGCGAGCTAAGCAATACGCCAGGCGGATCGCCACTGACACTATATAGAATTTCCACCGACAGCGGTGTTAAGGTGGACATCTTACACAGGACTAGCTCGACGGCCCCGTCTTGCGTTCGCCTTTCTCCAGCCGGCGACTTGCTTGCAATTGGTGCTAAAGATGGTGGCATAAAACTTCTTGGCACGAAGGTTGTTGATGGCAAATTGCTGGAATATGCCAGCTTCCGTCGTACGAATTGGACAATTGCAGACATTGCATTTTCGCCAAATGGCAAGTCCATGGCACTCTGCTCAACCGGGGACAAAGATGTGTGGTTGGTAGATATCGAGAAGAAGATTTCCACTGACAAGATTGCACTTACTGATATCCCAACTTCCTTAGCTTTTTCACCGAACGGCAAGACCTTGGCGATTGGTACGTTTCAGGGACGTGTTGAACTATGGGGTATCAACAACTAG
- a CDS encoding DUF4240 domain-containing protein — MEWKHFWKILESAYRADGPDHFEALKAELDALPWFAVVAFQARFDEAIAAANRLDLWGAAYLIQGGCSDEAFRDFRAWLVGRGRHPYEAALKNPDTLADILDGDPVDGFGLDAAAIRVYEAKTGMSDFYEQLDKAEKDAPPPPPEGDDWDFEDAAEQRRRFPRLAALYLTEMTNDE; from the coding sequence ATGGAGTGGAAGCACTTCTGGAAGATTCTCGAGTCCGCGTACCGGGCCGACGGCCCCGACCACTTCGAGGCGCTGAAGGCCGAGCTCGACGCGCTGCCGTGGTTCGCCGTGGTCGCGTTCCAGGCCCGGTTCGACGAGGCGATCGCCGCCGCCAACCGGCTCGACCTGTGGGGCGCCGCGTACCTCATCCAGGGCGGCTGCTCGGACGAGGCCTTCCGCGACTTCCGGGCGTGGCTCGTGGGCCGCGGCCGGCACCCCTACGAGGCGGCGCTGAAGAACCCCGACACTCTCGCCGACATTTTGGACGGCGACCCGGTGGACGGGTTCGGCCTGGACGCGGCGGCGATCCGGGTTTACGAGGCGAAGACGGGGATGAGCGACTTCTACGAGCAGCTGGACAAGGCCGAGAAGGACGCCCCGCCGCCGCCGCCCGAGGGCGACGACTGGGACTTCGAGGACGCGGCCGAGCAGCGGCGGCGCTTCCCGCGGCTGGCGGCGCTGTACCTGACGGAAATGACGAATGACGAATGA
- a CDS encoding protein kinase family protein — MASPVPAADAAALADDLARARVVPADRLDAHLADFHGGTAADLADFLVARRALTRFQADRALGGAAHTLALGPYRLIGRHQPGALGPAFEAEKVGRGAPEPVVLVPVPLRSLWRAKQARELARRTAALRKHPAVVPLVDADSANGFHYLVWPDAFGERLSDRVAAAGPLPPGRVATVLAQLAGGLAACHAAGLPHGLLSPATVALPAGGAPARVLDVGAGLVVAADLTGGEKLLDTATGGGGLARFLPFAAPEWLAAPGPPTAAADQFSLGAVGYFALTGRAPEPGAAVGPGAGRDLADVLDRMMAADPAARFTGLDEAHLALTAAADDAAAAELAAPPSGVVQLPTRGASPGGSVALWSPPVRPADRDDSEDSVGFDLPDTVEVPALNGPPDTPVSPRLPPRAPPPPPPPPPPPPPPPPPPPPPPPPRRPEAPKSLPPRLPAMPLVGAPAGSDRVPPPAPRTPAAGPAPAVEDPALSGAWKRLKRKVLFWKPSTDTVWVRVYGPPAAARSEAPRVTVFLFPPHAADSVATLARAFDHDAVLLGAAVLAREIGRGEELVVHVTVAGVSVTTPAWATEWHGSPCRVEFDLLVPWEVPVGHAAGAVSVGKADEIVGEVDFTLVVTADRG; from the coding sequence ATGGCCTCACCCGTGCCGGCCGCCGACGCCGCCGCCCTGGCGGACGACCTCGCCCGCGCCCGGGTCGTGCCCGCGGACCGCCTCGACGCCCACCTCGCCGACTTCCACGGCGGAACCGCCGCCGACCTCGCCGACTTCCTCGTCGCCCGCCGCGCCCTGACGCGCTTCCAGGCCGACCGCGCACTCGGCGGCGCCGCCCACACCCTGGCGCTGGGGCCGTACCGCCTCATCGGCCGGCACCAACCCGGCGCCCTCGGCCCGGCGTTCGAGGCGGAGAAGGTCGGCCGCGGCGCCCCCGAGCCGGTCGTGCTGGTGCCGGTGCCGCTGCGGAGCCTGTGGCGCGCCAAGCAGGCCCGCGAACTGGCCCGCCGCACCGCCGCGCTCCGCAAGCACCCGGCCGTCGTGCCGCTGGTCGACGCCGACTCGGCCAACGGGTTCCACTACCTGGTGTGGCCGGACGCGTTCGGCGAGCGCCTGTCCGACCGCGTGGCCGCCGCCGGGCCGCTGCCGCCGGGCCGGGTCGCCACGGTGCTGGCGCAGCTGGCCGGCGGGCTGGCCGCGTGCCACGCCGCCGGGCTGCCGCACGGGCTGCTGTCGCCGGCGACGGTGGCGCTGCCGGCCGGCGGGGCACCGGCGCGCGTCCTGGACGTGGGCGCGGGGCTGGTCGTCGCCGCGGACCTGACCGGCGGCGAGAAGCTCCTCGACACGGCGACGGGCGGCGGCGGGCTGGCGCGGTTCCTGCCGTTCGCCGCGCCGGAGTGGCTGGCCGCGCCGGGGCCGCCGACGGCCGCCGCGGACCAGTTCTCGCTCGGGGCGGTCGGCTACTTCGCGCTGACCGGCCGGGCGCCGGAGCCGGGCGCGGCCGTGGGGCCCGGCGCCGGGCGCGACCTGGCCGACGTGCTCGACCGGATGATGGCCGCGGACCCGGCGGCCCGGTTCACCGGCCTCGACGAGGCGCACCTGGCGCTGACCGCGGCGGCGGACGACGCCGCCGCCGCCGAGTTGGCCGCACCGCCCTCGGGGGTGGTGCAACTGCCGACACGGGGCGCGTCGCCGGGCGGGTCGGTGGCGCTGTGGTCGCCGCCGGTGCGGCCGGCGGACCGCGACGACTCGGAAGACTCGGTCGGGTTCGACCTGCCGGACACGGTCGAGGTGCCGGCACTGAACGGGCCGCCGGACACGCCGGTGTCGCCGCGGCTGCCGCCTCGGGCGCCGCCGCCGCCGCCGCCACCGCCGCCGCCGCCACCGCCGCCGCCGCCGCCGCCGCCGCCGCCGCCACCGCCGCGGCGGCCCGAGGCGCCGAAGTCGCTGCCGCCGCGGCTGCCGGCCATGCCGCTGGTGGGGGCGCCGGCCGGGAGCGACCGCGTCCCGCCGCCGGCGCCGCGCACGCCCGCGGCCGGGCCGGCGCCGGCGGTCGAGGACCCGGCCCTGTCGGGCGCGTGGAAGCGGCTCAAACGGAAGGTGCTGTTCTGGAAGCCGTCGACGGACACGGTGTGGGTGCGGGTGTACGGCCCGCCGGCGGCGGCGCGGAGCGAGGCGCCGCGGGTGACGGTGTTCCTGTTCCCGCCGCACGCGGCCGACAGCGTCGCCACGCTGGCGCGGGCGTTCGACCACGACGCCGTGCTACTCGGCGCCGCCGTGCTGGCCCGCGAGATCGGCCGCGGCGAGGAGCTGGTCGTGCACGTGACCGTGGCCGGCGTGTCGGTGACGACGCCGGCGTGGGCGACGGAGTGGCACGGCAGCCCGTGCCGCGTCGAGTTCGACCTGCTGGTGCCGTGGGAGGTGCCGGTCGGCCACGCCGCCGGCGCGGTGTCGGTCGGCAAGGCGGATGAGATCGTGGGCGAGGTCGATTTCACGCTCGTCGTCACCGCCGACCGGGGGTAG
- a CDS encoding DUF6788 family protein has product MNQITTKTPELLPKTLPGVVCAQRVRCGKLGCHCAHGPGHLAFYRFWREGGRLRKCYVRRTELASVRAACEARQRERRELAKGWQQWRELVPVVREVST; this is encoded by the coding sequence ATGAACCAGATCACGACCAAAACCCCGGAACTGTTACCCAAGACGCTGCCGGGCGTGGTCTGCGCCCAGCGCGTGCGGTGCGGCAAGCTGGGCTGCCACTGCGCCCACGGGCCAGGCCATCTCGCCTTCTATCGCTTCTGGCGTGAAGGTGGCCGGCTACGAAAGTGCTACGTCCGACGCACCGAGTTGGCATCGGTTCGGGCCGCCTGTGAAGCCCGTCAACGGGAGCGCCGAGAGCTTGCCAAAGGTTGGCAGCAGTGGCGGGAACTGGTACCCGTCGTGCGGGAGGTTTCGACATGA
- a CDS encoding RHS repeat domain-containing protein, with protein MTQSRTANAQNEITGIGSLTTPTYDANGNMTGDETGRRFVYDAWNRLVRVKNAGGTTLVSYSYDGRNRRVTRNDGATTDLYYSAAWQVVEEGVGGDVAARQVWSPVYVDALVLRDRDTDADGMPDDERLWVTQDANWNVTAVVDDSGVVAERFVYDPFGVATIYSPSYGAVRATSNYAWRYEHQGLWYDATSGLYDSRHRWYSPTLGRFVSLDPIKYSSGDINLFRFSANSPITHLDPTGLTTIDDVEALWEEFLDSSNQHVYDMLLDAILLLDVPIPPQQLRGALARMKNSLFEITTQHPDNQYYGFIAAFNWIIYKNEMEIRWLLFPGMAASLSELSRIYVGSTCSDCDAIAKATNSKIRELGHDNPAVREAAQASIRSDIDLFLMSGNRTGMNCLIRTLLQALGSATSPEVARRLRALTRGPSFYTPTPTPLPPGDRGVPIF; from the coding sequence GTGACGCAGAGCCGCACGGCGAACGCGCAGAACGAGATCACGGGGATCGGCAGCCTGACGACGCCGACCTACGACGCGAACGGGAACATGACCGGCGACGAGACGGGCCGGCGGTTCGTGTACGACGCCTGGAACCGGCTGGTGCGGGTGAAGAACGCGGGCGGGACGACGCTCGTGTCGTACAGCTACGACGGGCGGAACCGTCGGGTGACCCGCAACGACGGCGCGACGACGGACCTGTACTACTCGGCGGCGTGGCAGGTGGTGGAGGAGGGCGTGGGCGGGGACGTGGCGGCGCGGCAGGTGTGGAGCCCGGTGTACGTGGACGCGCTGGTGCTCCGGGACCGGGATACGGACGCCGACGGGATGCCGGACGACGAGCGGCTGTGGGTGACGCAGGACGCCAACTGGAACGTGACGGCGGTGGTGGATGACAGTGGGGTCGTGGCCGAGCGGTTCGTCTACGACCCGTTTGGGGTGGCGACGATCTACAGCCCGAGCTACGGGGCGGTGCGGGCGACGAGCAACTACGCGTGGCGGTACGAGCACCAGGGGTTGTGGTATGACGCCACGAGCGGGTTGTACGATAGCCGACACCGGTGGTATAGTCCAACACTTGGGCGATTCGTATCTTTAGACCCAATCAAATATTCGTCAGGTGATATTAATTTATTTAGGTTTTCCGCCAATAGCCCAATTACTCATCTCGACCCCACCGGCTTGACCACCATTGATGATGTCGAGGCGCTGTGGGAAGAGTTTCTTGATTCCAGTAATCAACACGTCTACGACATGCTACTCGACGCAATTCTTCTGCTCGACGTGCCCATCCCGCCGCAACAGCTCCGGGGCGCTCTTGCCCGTATGAAAAACTCGTTGTTTGAGATTACGACCCAGCATCCGGATAATCAATATTATGGCTTCATCGCGGCCTTTAACTGGATCATTTATAAGAATGAAATGGAGATTCGCTGGTTGCTTTTTCCTGGTATGGCAGCATCACTAAGTGAGCTGAGCCGGATCTACGTTGGTTCTACCTGCAGCGATTGCGACGCAATTGCGAAAGCTACCAACAGCAAGATAAGAGAGCTTGGGCATGATAATCCTGCCGTACGTGAAGCAGCGCAAGCATCTATTAGAAGTGATATCGATCTCTTTCTCATGAGCGGTAATAGGACCGGCATGAACTGTCTCATCAGAACATTGCTGCAAGCCCTCGGGTCGGCTACCAGCCCTGAGGTGGCACGTAGGTTGCGTGCGTTAACAAGGGGCCCAAGCTTCTATACGCCGACTCCGACTCCGCTTCCACCCGGGGACCGAGGAGTTCCTATCTTTTAG
- a CDS encoding helix-turn-helix transcriptional regulator translates to MTTTPLPDPVALLSVDDVAALLGVSPRTVWRLRDGGHLPPPVRVGSLVRWRRATLLMWLDEATEPRRDGRKGGRTND, encoded by the coding sequence ATGACCACGACACCCTTACCCGACCCGGTCGCGCTCCTCAGCGTGGATGATGTTGCGGCGCTGCTCGGCGTCTCGCCGCGGACCGTGTGGCGCCTGCGCGACGGCGGACACCTCCCGCCCCCCGTTCGCGTCGGGTCGCTCGTCCGCTGGCGCCGGGCGACGCTGCTGATGTGGCTCGACGAAGCGACGGAACCCCGCCGTGACGGCCGGAAGGGGGGTCGCACCAATGACTGA
- a CDS encoding helix-turn-helix transcriptional regulator, which yields MLGRDEAAEFCGVGGVSTWDRHTAAGLNPAPVRLGGAVLWSRAELAEWCRRGCPPRTEWAPIWRELLARRAK from the coding sequence ATGCTGGGCCGCGACGAGGCGGCCGAGTTCTGCGGCGTCGGCGGCGTCTCGACGTGGGACCGGCACACCGCCGCCGGGCTGAACCCGGCGCCGGTCCGGCTCGGCGGCGCGGTGCTGTGGAGCCGCGCCGAGTTGGCGGAGTGGTGCCGCCGCGGGTGCCCGCCGCGGACGGAGTGGGCGCCGATCTGGCGCGAGTTGTTGGCCCGCCGCGCGAAGTGA
- a CDS encoding 3-keto-disaccharide hydrolase, which translates to MRALAVPLACLVALVPASAQPPAPEKFSDAGFVSIFNGKDLTGWTVSAKTGHSGTTKNKSGGKWEIKDGAIVGSQDVPGNGGIVITDKQYGDFEVALEMKNDDGPDSGLFLRSTDTGKCYQAMIDYHKGGNLMGVYGEGIGGRPHVRNFDFGKDVNEIVVPSRQTPDYKSPVSAADWKAFWKHGEWNELRARIEGNPPKITTWIKGVKFLEYQDTEKRLADTGGIALQVHGGGDYTKQFVRYRNIRVRDLSRK; encoded by the coding sequence ATGCGCGCCCTCGCCGTCCCGCTCGCCTGCCTCGTCGCGCTCGTGCCCGCCAGCGCCCAGCCGCCCGCGCCGGAGAAGTTCTCCGACGCCGGCTTCGTCTCCATCTTCAACGGCAAGGACCTCACCGGCTGGACGGTGTCGGCCAAGACCGGCCACAGCGGCACCACCAAGAACAAGAGCGGCGGCAAGTGGGAGATCAAGGACGGCGCCATCGTCGGCAGCCAGGACGTGCCCGGCAACGGCGGCATCGTCATCACCGACAAGCAGTACGGCGACTTCGAGGTGGCGCTGGAGATGAAGAACGACGACGGCCCGGACAGCGGCCTGTTCCTGCGGAGCACCGACACCGGCAAGTGCTACCAGGCGATGATCGACTACCACAAGGGCGGCAACCTGATGGGCGTGTACGGCGAAGGCATTGGCGGCCGGCCGCACGTCCGCAACTTCGACTTCGGCAAGGACGTGAACGAGATCGTCGTCCCGAGCCGGCAGACGCCGGACTACAAGAGCCCGGTCAGCGCCGCCGACTGGAAGGCGTTCTGGAAGCACGGCGAGTGGAACGAGCTCCGCGCCCGCATCGAGGGGAACCCGCCGAAGATCACGACGTGGATCAAGGGGGTGAAGTTCCTGGAGTACCAGGACACCGAGAAGCGGCTCGCCGACACGGGCGGCATCGCGCTCCAGGTCCACGGCGGCGGCGACTACACGAAGCAGTTCGTGCGCTACCGCAACATCCGGGTCCGCGACCTGTCGCGGAAATGA